In the genome of Bacillus sp. S3, one region contains:
- a CDS encoding family 1 encapsulin nanocompartment shell protein yields the protein MSKSQLFPDAPLSDHEFDQLDITVIETARRQLVGRRFIELYGPLGRGVQSIANDIFTETIQAKMDIQGSFDTTFESSKRVNHTIPLLYKDFVLFWRDLEQAKVLDIPVDFSPAANAARDVANLEDQMIFHGAKEFDIPGLMNVQGRLTHLIGEWYESGTAFQDIVEARSKLLEMNHNGPFALVLSPELYSLIHRVHRDTNVLEIEHIRELVTDGVFQSPVLKGRAGVILNTGRNNLDLAVSEDFDTAYMGQEGMNHPFRVYETAVLRIKRPSAICTLEFIGE from the coding sequence ATGAGTAAATCACAGTTATTTCCGGATGCTCCCTTATCGGATCACGAATTCGATCAATTAGATATAACAGTCATCGAAACTGCACGCAGGCAGTTGGTGGGACGCCGGTTTATCGAATTGTACGGTCCGCTTGGGCGAGGCGTGCAAAGCATTGCCAATGACATTTTTACAGAAACTATTCAAGCAAAAATGGATATCCAAGGTTCATTTGATACGACATTTGAATCGAGTAAACGGGTCAACCACACCATCCCATTGCTCTACAAGGATTTTGTTCTTTTTTGGCGGGACCTAGAACAGGCAAAGGTGCTGGACATCCCGGTTGATTTTTCACCCGCAGCCAATGCCGCCCGAGATGTGGCCAATCTTGAAGACCAAATGATTTTTCACGGGGCAAAGGAATTTGATATCCCTGGGCTCATGAATGTGCAAGGCCGCCTTACACATTTGATTGGCGAATGGTATGAATCCGGAACGGCTTTTCAGGATATTGTCGAAGCAAGAAGCAAGCTCCTGGAAATGAACCATAATGGTCCGTTTGCCCTTGTGCTTTCGCCAGAACTTTACTCACTTATCCACCGAGTACATAGGGATACAAATGTTTTAGAAATCGAACATATTCGTGAACTGGTCACAGATGGCGTGTTCCAATCCCCCGTATTAAAAGGGAGAGCGGGAGTCATTCTAAATACAGGGCGCAACAACCTAGACCTTGCTGTTTCCGAGGACTTCGATACGGCGTATATGGGACAGGAAGGAATGAACCACCCATTCCGAGTTTACGAAACGGCTGTATTGCGGATCAAGCGGCCGTCGGCGATCTGCACACTGGAATTCATAGGGGAATAA
- a CDS encoding IMEF encapsulin system ferritin-like cargo protein: MKEELKIFHRIFTTTYDAIEKFMNMLNPVIQNATDDHERLYYHHIFEEEEQRLSRLVELIPLISKFEKEKSDADFAPTNNEFNRLLQELNLEKFGLHNFVEHLDLALFRFTDEDRSTMLNQLREVSYQDYQQVKAMLNEINSRFDTNYVDPHAHHDEHHDHLERPGTAAPARVTVKHKKGFTVGSLR; the protein is encoded by the coding sequence GTGAAAGAGGAACTAAAGATCTTTCATCGGATTTTTACGACGACCTATGATGCCATTGAAAAATTTATGAATATGCTTAACCCGGTGATTCAAAATGCCACCGATGACCATGAACGACTGTATTATCATCATATTTTTGAAGAAGAGGAGCAGCGACTGTCACGCTTAGTGGAGTTAATACCATTGATCAGTAAGTTTGAAAAAGAAAAGTCTGATGCCGATTTTGCACCAACGAACAATGAATTTAACCGGCTCCTGCAAGAGCTGAATCTAGAAAAATTCGGCTTGCATAATTTCGTCGAGCACCTCGACTTAGCGCTGTTTCGTTTTACCGACGAGGACCGGAGCACGATGTTAAACCAATTGCGTGAGGTATCCTACCAGGATTATCAACAGGTCAAAGCAATGTTAAATGAAATCAACAGTCGTTTCGACACAAACTACGTTGACCCGCATGCCCACCACGACGAGCATCATGACCACCTTGAACGGCCAGGTACCGCTGCACCAGCTAGGGTTACGGTTAAACATAAAAAAGGCTTCACTGTAGGGAGTTTGAGGTAG
- a CDS encoding LysR family transcriptional regulator — MNIESLKLFCLVVDEGSISQAARLSFVSQPAVTRQIHQLENFYGTLLFDRTDGKIKVTETGKMLYPFAKTIIHDFNRSKEVIKQATGEYHSSLHVGASFTIGEYLLPSLLGRFKKKQPDIKVSLTIKNTPGVIDDLFNDVIDLALVEGIFENEKFIVEKFADDELLLVCSPEHVWTEQIQIKELANERMIWRESSSGTRLIVENMLREHGILEKIESYMELGSTQAIKSAVEAGLGISILPRLTVARELEQGTLKGVNILDVTIMRDLWLVKKNQRFHKIGVTDFLNFIKE, encoded by the coding sequence TTGAACATAGAGAGTTTGAAATTGTTTTGTTTGGTTGTCGATGAAGGAAGCATCAGTCAGGCCGCCAGATTAAGCTTTGTATCTCAGCCAGCGGTAACGCGGCAGATCCATCAACTGGAGAATTTTTATGGCACTTTGTTATTCGATCGAACGGATGGAAAAATAAAGGTGACGGAAACGGGCAAAATGTTATATCCTTTTGCAAAAACCATCATCCATGATTTCAATCGGTCCAAGGAAGTCATTAAACAGGCAACGGGAGAGTATCATTCATCCCTTCATGTGGGGGCATCGTTTACCATTGGAGAATATTTATTGCCAAGCCTGTTAGGGCGCTTTAAAAAGAAACAACCGGATATAAAGGTATCTTTAACGATTAAAAATACGCCTGGTGTAATCGATGATTTATTCAATGATGTCATTGACTTGGCTTTAGTTGAAGGGATTTTTGAAAACGAAAAATTTATCGTCGAAAAATTTGCTGACGACGAGCTCCTCCTTGTTTGTTCCCCTGAGCATGTGTGGACTGAACAAATCCAAATTAAAGAACTGGCAAATGAACGAATGATATGGCGCGAATCCAGTTCAGGAACAAGACTAATCGTTGAAAATATGTTAAGAGAACATGGCATCCTAGAAAAAATTGAAAGTTATATGGAATTAGGGAGCACACAAGCGATTAAAAGTGCTGTGGAAGCAGGACTTGGGATCAGTATCCTGCCGCGATTGACAGTAGCGAGAGAATTGGAGCAAGGGACCTTAAAAGGAGTAAATATTTTAGACGTAACGATAATGAGAGATTTATGGCTGGTTAAAAAGAACCAGCGATTTCATAAAATAGGAGTAACTGATTTTTTAAATTTCATAAAGGAATAA
- a CDS encoding chromate transporter, translating into MKEQWKLLFQIFWSFFKIGPVTFGGGFAMIPLIEKEIVEKRKWLKSEDVTDVFALSQTVPGGVAVNSATFIGQRIGGLKGAIAALIGVSLPTFLIVLTLGIFYFFVHDNPKLEAAFISIRASIVAIIVYAAMKTIKTAIVDKTTCLIMLVGIPALFFIHPIVAIFVGALSGIFTVWIKRKKGRPVELEQRKDNETDPTQHPDYFMGAGI; encoded by the coding sequence ATGAAGGAACAATGGAAATTACTGTTCCAGATATTTTGGAGTTTTTTCAAAATTGGCCCTGTAACATTTGGCGGGGGTTTTGCGATGATCCCCTTAATTGAAAAAGAAATTGTTGAAAAAAGAAAATGGTTAAAAAGTGAAGATGTGACTGATGTGTTTGCCTTGTCTCAAACCGTCCCGGGAGGGGTTGCCGTTAATTCGGCGACATTTATCGGGCAGCGGATTGGCGGGCTGAAAGGGGCGATTGCTGCCTTAATTGGTGTGTCGCTGCCCACCTTTTTAATCGTTCTCACACTTGGGATCTTCTACTTTTTCGTTCATGATAATCCAAAGCTAGAGGCAGCATTTATCTCAATTCGAGCCTCTATTGTGGCCATCATTGTGTATGCCGCGATGAAAACGATCAAGACAGCGATAGTCGATAAAACCACATGCTTGATCATGCTTGTGGGAATACCGGCATTGTTCTTCATCCATCCGATCGTTGCTATATTTGTTGGCGCATTATCTGGTATTTTTACCGTTTGGATTAAACGAAAAAAGGGCCGACCAGTCGAATTGGAACAACGTAAAGACAATGAAACAGATCCAACCCAACATCCTGATTATTTCATGGGTGCCGGAATTTAA
- a CDS encoding chromate transporter codes for MVLWQLFKTFFMMGFVSFGGGYAMIPLIETEVTKYGWMTAEKLTNMIAIAGMSPGPIATNSAILVGYSTAGVVGAIVAAIGILLPSIILVAIVATFFIKLHHIPVVQSMFYGLKPIVASLIMYAAISFARANNLISVHLSFQSISLLLVFGLSLLALIKFRWHPLYVILLSGVVGVALYS; via the coding sequence ATGGTTCTATGGCAGCTGTTTAAAACATTCTTTATGATGGGCTTTGTCTCCTTTGGAGGGGGCTATGCTATGATTCCCCTTATAGAAACAGAGGTTACGAAATATGGATGGATGACGGCAGAGAAATTAACCAATATGATTGCCATTGCAGGCATGTCACCCGGTCCGATTGCGACCAATAGTGCGATTCTTGTTGGTTATTCAACAGCAGGTGTAGTGGGTGCGATTGTGGCAGCCATTGGCATTTTGCTTCCGTCCATCATCTTAGTAGCGATTGTCGCCACCTTTTTCATTAAGTTGCATCACATTCCCGTAGTCCAATCGATGTTTTATGGATTAAAACCGATCGTGGCTAGTTTAATCATGTATGCGGCGATCAGTTTTGCCCGTGCAAATAACCTGATTTCGGTTCATCTCTCTTTTCAGTCGATCAGCTTATTGCTAGTATTTGGATTATCTCTGCTAGCTCTAATAAAATTTCGCTGGCATCCACTCTACGTTATCTTGCTTTCGGGTGTTGTTGGTGTGGCACTTTATTCGTAA
- a CDS encoding protease inhibitor I9 family protein, with the protein MATIYIDPMINMKTNNVITIIIHFKTQPAHAAVAIANSSGFPLSLQQAEQEVAASHLRFQNDLQRLLGPEGIPFRINHTYKTVFNGVSLSLPGNKIPILLQSPEISAIYANKEFKLDPPFVQF; encoded by the coding sequence ATGGCGACTATTTATATAGATCCAATGATTAATATGAAAACAAATAACGTAATTACAATTATCATTCATTTCAAAACGCAGCCGGCTCATGCCGCGGTTGCCATCGCAAACTCCAGCGGCTTTCCACTTTCCCTCCAGCAGGCGGAGCAAGAAGTGGCGGCGAGTCATCTTCGGTTTCAGAATGATCTTCAAAGATTGTTAGGTCCTGAAGGGATTCCCTTCAGGATTAACCATACGTATAAGACGGTTTTCAATGGGGTTTCCTTGAGCCTTCCGGGAAATAAAATTCCAATATTACTGCAATCACCTGAAATATCGGCGATTTATGCCAATAAAGAATTTAAACTCGACCCGCCCTTTGTCCAGTTCTAA
- a CDS encoding helix-turn-helix domain-containing protein: MNEGKVIKLYREKANLTQEQLGKGICSVTHISKIERGLTEYSPEITSLLAQRLGVDIQSELQRLNGVEALIQDMENALIKQKFDEVETIIPKLFDVPILAVSKFQIHFDLLLARYYCSQGNPRKAMKILSAIQKDMDKLSSYESNLLKHVLGIYYITEKKYINAIDLLKSINPNQYRNYEFYYNMAYSYHSINSKVLAYYYAEKALTYFKETNNFNRIIDTETLMIVQIGDNEYLNFQETLAQYQSLLQTCDICNFIDKKTKLLYNFAYNRYLRKEYLEANELYKEAMQLCEKNSPLYFWSFEGYIRCAYEGSLLEKDKLTELVADGMLSLTKNPTDRLSHILFTMLNYEIAESIELYTFIDETALPFFKENELFWLVQQYEKRLFVHYSESSQLEKALKVAASLLKIY; encoded by the coding sequence ATGAACGAAGGAAAGGTAATTAAACTTTACCGTGAAAAGGCCAACCTAACCCAAGAACAGTTGGGTAAAGGGATATGCTCCGTCACCCATATAAGTAAAATTGAACGGGGACTAACAGAATATTCTCCCGAAATTACTTCACTTTTAGCACAACGCCTTGGAGTTGACATCCAATCGGAGCTACAGCGTCTTAATGGAGTTGAAGCACTCATTCAGGATATGGAAAATGCCTTGATTAAACAGAAGTTTGACGAAGTAGAAACTATTATTCCAAAACTATTTGATGTCCCTATTCTTGCTGTATCGAAATTTCAAATTCACTTTGACCTTCTGCTCGCCAGATACTACTGTTCCCAAGGGAACCCTCGAAAAGCCATGAAAATTCTTTCCGCCATCCAAAAGGATATGGATAAATTATCTTCCTATGAAAGTAATTTACTAAAACATGTTTTAGGAATCTATTACATAACCGAAAAGAAATATATTAATGCCATTGATTTATTAAAATCAATCAATCCCAATCAATATAGAAATTATGAATTTTACTATAATATGGCTTATTCCTATCATTCAATTAATTCAAAAGTACTGGCTTACTATTATGCCGAAAAGGCATTAACCTATTTTAAGGAAACAAATAATTTTAATAGAATCATTGATACAGAAACACTAATGATCGTGCAAATTGGTGATAATGAGTATTTAAACTTTCAAGAGACGTTGGCGCAGTATCAGTCACTTCTTCAAACGTGTGATATATGTAATTTTATCGATAAAAAAACAAAGCTTCTGTATAACTTTGCCTATAACCGGTACCTTCGCAAAGAATATTTGGAAGCGAACGAATTATATAAAGAAGCAATGCAGCTTTGTGAGAAGAATTCTCCCCTCTATTTCTGGTCATTTGAAGGATATATTCGCTGCGCCTATGAAGGTTCCTTGTTGGAAAAAGATAAATTGACAGAACTGGTTGCTGATGGAATGTTGTCGCTCACAAAAAATCCAACCGATCGGCTCAGTCATATATTGTTTACGATGTTAAACTATGAGATTGCGGAAAGTATTGAGCTGTATACATTTATAGACGAAACTGCCCTGCCATTTTTCAAAGAAAATGAATTATTTTGGCTCGTTCAGCAGTATGAAAAACGGCTCTTTGTCCACTACTCCGAATCAAGTCAATTGGAAAAAGCGCTGAAAGTAGCAGCTTCTCTATTAAAAATTTATTAA
- a CDS encoding S8 family serine peptidase, which translates to MKKKTFFKQAAVISLSAGLILSSTNFTLTPKVSAANSKAESILAELTPEQRNALKQLELTEQTGLQGFNKQELNKEEELDVIVQFHAKPGKIAVLDAEVKGNKLSQKKADEQVAKEHEQFKKDIQSILPAGNIKGRQINHTVTSSYKTVYNGVAMKLPANQVANLLKSDVVKAVYKNETYKVDPILPEGDGEKAGSTPGTAVESLSHLKVDKLHDEGITGKGVKVGVIDTGIDYNHPDLMKVYKGGYDFVDNDNDPMETTYGDWKKTKYPEVSNGSTYYTSHGTHVSGTIAGQGTNKDISVKGVAPEVDLYGYRVLGPYGTGTANNIMAAVEKAVEDGMDIINLSLGSGINDPYYPTSTVVNNAVLSGVTAVVAAGNSGPNEYTLGSPGAAALALTIGASDVPMAVSTFKGQIGSESGVELVSMARNYTDKLNDLDGKSYEVVDVGIGANADYNGKDVQGKIALIARGDIPLNDKVTLAKQKGAAAVLLSNNVDGQINANLGESTTFIPTLSVTKDAGEKIKAQLQAGQKDFTFSGYGVSQTDGDRLADFSSRGPARQTYGMKPEVVAPGVSVLSTVPSFMVNPNDQGNYQFAYSRYSGTSMATPFTAGVAALMLQANPKLMPEDIKTVVMNTADPLNGDYNVFEVGAGRINPYKAVHNGASFQVLDKTLIPGAENLVAVKSLTGGLSFDHELVDKNLHITKSIKVKNNEKMKKTFTMNVTEGKGSNSLMQNGMSIDITNNITVKGNEEKKISASLRVHKKAKEGYYTGYITLTNTENSAEQYRIPYSFCLLKEGLNKVEIDNPVFSPGYLNEEPLDFFREPYVYAQFNMKAPMEKLDVVLQDEKGNDLGLIGTANLNGAYEDITYGLTFFNGLYYKFTGDAKKPISSKYSYAQEGHYQIKFIATGLSGKVFTETRHLWIYLNKPNFESSLDGNSPFIEFKPGQQTYPFDIKITDPIVDEVKKYGLNYDQSSNYMVYYWGTWGFPSMPIYMDKDGRFIEEVAMNKSEKPLYFDMEGYNIAGNKISKRYNFVKEGTPVTYPTSETTEVKTGDTFKAAIMLDNLEDITQAKWNFTDIYGSKNIELIDAKLAETFVDKAKIELKDNQVTVQFTQPSGAFDHKKVVEVTIKVSDDKFTTGDYINPTVVVTGGNDQTIQVINAPFTFKINPQFSKLEGTIGPEGFYVGDPEWGGYLGQKDWTKVGGSVKLMDSNGKVYDGTSSISPYGKFTIDKLPLSKVPYTVEMKVPGHFLTKVEVPVSIVKGGIAYGNDFNLYLTNLTAGEVNQDGVIDVLDALAVQKAWKTNDRAADINFDGVVDEKDMAFIQNNYLKQNEDVENAPVPKKNASGKTLEKILAELGIRQ; encoded by the coding sequence ATGAAAAAGAAGACATTCTTTAAACAAGCTGCCGTTATTTCTCTATCGGCAGGTCTAATCCTGTCATCAACGAACTTCACATTAACACCGAAAGTATCAGCGGCCAATTCAAAAGCAGAATCTATTCTTGCCGAACTTACACCGGAACAAAGAAATGCATTAAAGCAGTTGGAACTGACAGAACAAACAGGTCTGCAGGGATTCAACAAACAGGAATTAAACAAAGAGGAGGAGTTGGATGTTATCGTTCAATTCCACGCAAAGCCGGGCAAGATTGCCGTACTTGATGCGGAAGTAAAAGGAAATAAACTATCGCAAAAGAAAGCGGATGAGCAGGTAGCAAAGGAACACGAACAATTTAAAAAGGATATTCAATCGATTCTTCCAGCCGGTAACATAAAGGGCAGACAAATCAATCACACGGTCACTTCCAGTTATAAAACGGTTTACAATGGCGTAGCGATGAAATTGCCGGCTAATCAGGTGGCAAATCTATTAAAATCTGATGTCGTAAAAGCTGTTTATAAAAATGAAACGTACAAGGTTGATCCGATTCTTCCTGAGGGGGATGGAGAAAAAGCAGGTTCCACACCAGGTACAGCAGTGGAAAGTTTATCTCATTTAAAGGTGGACAAGCTCCATGATGAGGGAATAACAGGGAAAGGCGTGAAAGTTGGAGTAATTGATACGGGCATCGATTACAACCACCCTGACTTAATGAAGGTCTACAAGGGTGGATATGACTTCGTTGATAACGATAATGACCCAATGGAGACAACGTATGGGGATTGGAAAAAGACGAAGTACCCGGAAGTTTCCAACGGTTCAACTTATTACACTTCACACGGAACACATGTCTCTGGAACGATAGCCGGACAGGGAACAAATAAAGATATTTCTGTTAAGGGTGTGGCGCCTGAGGTCGATTTATATGGTTATCGTGTTCTTGGCCCTTATGGGACTGGAACTGCTAACAATATCATGGCCGCAGTTGAAAAAGCGGTTGAAGATGGGATGGATATTATCAATCTTTCATTAGGTTCAGGCATAAACGACCCTTATTACCCAACAAGTACAGTTGTCAATAATGCTGTACTAAGCGGGGTTACTGCCGTAGTTGCGGCGGGTAATTCAGGTCCAAATGAATATACGTTAGGTTCACCTGGAGCAGCCGCGCTTGCCTTAACGATTGGAGCAAGCGATGTTCCAATGGCGGTTTCTACTTTTAAAGGCCAAATCGGCAGTGAATCCGGTGTTGAGCTTGTCAGTATGGCACGCAATTATACCGACAAATTAAATGACCTTGATGGAAAGTCATATGAGGTTGTCGATGTCGGCATTGGAGCGAATGCCGACTATAATGGTAAAGATGTGCAAGGAAAAATAGCGCTGATTGCCCGCGGAGACATTCCTTTGAACGATAAGGTCACCCTTGCCAAACAAAAAGGCGCTGCCGCTGTTCTTTTATCTAACAATGTGGACGGACAAATTAATGCCAATCTTGGTGAATCAACCACATTTATCCCAACCCTCTCTGTGACGAAGGATGCTGGGGAAAAGATAAAAGCACAGCTTCAAGCGGGGCAGAAGGACTTTACTTTCTCTGGTTATGGAGTTAGCCAAACGGACGGGGATCGTCTCGCAGACTTTAGTTCACGGGGACCAGCCAGACAAACGTACGGAATGAAGCCGGAAGTAGTTGCGCCGGGTGTCAGTGTTCTTTCGACTGTGCCATCCTTTATGGTCAATCCCAATGATCAAGGAAACTATCAATTTGCTTATTCACGCTATTCTGGAACATCAATGGCGACACCATTTACAGCAGGGGTTGCGGCCTTAATGCTGCAGGCTAATCCGAAACTAATGCCGGAGGATATTAAAACGGTCGTTATGAATACAGCCGATCCGCTGAACGGGGACTACAATGTGTTTGAAGTGGGCGCGGGAAGAATTAATCCATATAAGGCTGTCCACAATGGAGCAAGCTTCCAAGTTCTCGACAAAACGCTTATTCCCGGTGCGGAAAATCTGGTCGCAGTGAAGTCCTTAACTGGAGGCCTTAGCTTTGATCATGAATTAGTGGATAAAAACCTTCACATCACCAAATCTATTAAAGTAAAAAACAATGAAAAAATGAAAAAGACGTTCACCATGAATGTTACTGAAGGAAAAGGTTCCAACAGCTTGATGCAGAATGGCATGTCAATTGACATTACCAATAACATTACTGTCAAGGGCAATGAAGAGAAAAAAATATCCGCCAGCCTGCGTGTCCACAAGAAAGCAAAAGAAGGCTACTATACAGGCTATATTACGCTAACCAATACGGAGAATTCTGCTGAGCAGTACAGGATCCCGTATAGCTTCTGCTTATTAAAAGAAGGACTCAATAAAGTGGAGATCGATAACCCTGTTTTTTCTCCAGGTTATTTAAACGAGGAACCATTGGACTTTTTCAGGGAGCCCTATGTCTACGCTCAGTTCAACATGAAAGCGCCAATGGAAAAATTGGATGTTGTCCTGCAGGATGAGAAGGGAAATGACCTGGGGCTGATCGGTACGGCAAACCTGAATGGTGCTTACGAAGATATTACTTATGGATTAACGTTCTTCAATGGGCTTTACTATAAATTTACCGGCGATGCTAAGAAGCCTATTTCTTCAAAGTATAGCTATGCTCAAGAAGGACATTACCAAATTAAATTCATCGCGACCGGCCTATCCGGAAAGGTATTTACAGAAACCAGACATTTATGGATCTATCTCAATAAACCAAATTTTGAAAGCTCATTAGATGGAAACTCGCCATTTATTGAATTTAAGCCGGGGCAGCAAACCTACCCGTTTGACATTAAAATCACTGATCCGATTGTCGACGAGGTGAAGAAATACGGTTTAAATTACGACCAATCCTCGAACTATATGGTGTATTATTGGGGCACATGGGGCTTCCCGTCGATGCCAATTTATATGGATAAAGACGGAAGGTTTATTGAGGAAGTTGCCATGAATAAATCTGAAAAGCCGCTGTATTTTGACATGGAAGGCTATAATATCGCTGGAAATAAAATCAGTAAGAGATATAACTTTGTGAAAGAAGGAACACCAGTTACGTATCCGACAAGTGAGACAACCGAAGTCAAGACAGGTGATACGTTCAAAGCAGCAATCATGCTGGATAACCTAGAGGATATTACTCAAGCAAAATGGAACTTTACCGACATTTATGGATCCAAGAATATAGAGCTTATAGACGCTAAGCTTGCGGAGACTTTTGTTGATAAGGCAAAGATTGAGTTGAAGGATAATCAAGTAACTGTCCAATTTACTCAACCTAGCGGTGCATTCGATCACAAGAAAGTTGTCGAAGTTACCATCAAAGTATCGGATGATAAATTTACCACAGGCGATTACATCAACCCGACTGTTGTTGTAACGGGTGGAAATGATCAAACGATCCAGGTTATCAATGCCCCATTTACGTTTAAAATTAACCCGCAATTTTCAAAGTTAGAGGGTACAATCGGCCCAGAGGGATTCTATGTCGGTGACCCGGAGTGGGGCGGATACCTTGGCCAAAAGGACTGGACCAAGGTCGGAGGCTCAGTCAAGTTGATGGATTCAAACGGTAAGGTGTACGACGGCACATCTTCCATTAGCCCATATGGTAAATTCACCATTGATAAATTGCCATTGTCCAAGGTACCTTACACCGTTGAAATGAAGGTCCCGGGTCATTTCTTGACGAAGGTTGAAGTACCGGTCAGTATTGTCAAAGGCGGCATTGCGTATGGAAATGACTTCAATTTGTATCTTACCAATCTGACAGCCGGTGAAGTGAACCAGGATGGTGTGATTGATGTCTTGGATGCGCTCGCCGTTCAAAAGGCATGGAAAACCAATGATCGGGCAGCAGATATCAACTTTGACGGGGTAGTGGATGAAAAGGATATGGCATTTATCCAGAATAACTACCTGAAGCAAAACGAGGATGTTGAAAATGCTCCTGTGCCAAAGAAAAACGCAAGCGGAAAAACATTAGAAAAGATTCTCGCTGAACTGGGGATTCGTCAATAA
- the smpB gene encoding SsrA-binding protein SmpB, giving the protein MPKGVGKVVAQNKKAYHDYFIEETYEAGIVLQGTEIKSIRAGKVNLKDAYARIQNGEAILFGMHVSPYEQGNIFNHDPLRTRKLLLHKREISKLLGETKEAGYALIPLKLYLKNGFCKVLIGLAKGKKNYDKRESLKQKEAKREVERAFRERQKM; this is encoded by the coding sequence ATGCCAAAAGGTGTTGGAAAAGTAGTCGCTCAAAACAAAAAGGCTTATCATGACTATTTTATTGAAGAAACGTATGAGGCCGGGATTGTATTGCAAGGAACAGAAATCAAATCAATTCGTGCGGGAAAGGTGAATCTCAAGGATGCCTATGCGCGAATTCAAAATGGGGAAGCGATTCTGTTTGGAATGCATGTCAGTCCGTATGAACAGGGCAACATTTTTAATCATGACCCATTACGAACACGTAAATTATTACTTCATAAACGTGAAATCAGTAAACTCCTTGGAGAAACGAAAGAGGCAGGATACGCCCTTATTCCCTTAAAGCTTTATTTAAAAAATGGCTTCTGTAAGGTTTTAATTGGCCTGGCAAAGGGTAAAAAGAATTATGACAAGCGTGAATCCTTAAAGCAAAAAGAAGCAAAGCGCGAAGTCGAAAGAGCTTTCCGCGAACGTCAAAAGATGTAA